A stretch of Arcobacter arenosus DNA encodes these proteins:
- a CDS encoding DNA alkylation repair protein encodes MAEQLKNIYTYDYLFNLSNKIKQNFEDFQSDEFLDSIFCKSWEEFELKQRMRHIAICLNQYLPISYENQLEILKKVSKEFSSYEAMFFQDFVEVYGLDDFENSIKALEVFTIDSSSEFAIRQFILKYEDETMSQMKLWAKSKDEHIRRLSCEGCRPRLPWAVALPKFKKNPSKVLEIIELLKNDKSKYVQKSVANNLNDISKDNPHLVVDFVKKNLGISKELDWICKHASRTLLKKSNEEILQLFNLGKSNHVNITNFNYDKEVILNGVLNFSFELVSQETLGNLRVEYEIDYLKSNGNHNKKRFMVSQNYIDSKTKTFTKKQQFKNLTTRKHYFGKHYLAIIINGKEFIKKEFILNDTSN; translated from the coding sequence ATGGCAGAACAATTAAAAAATATATACACTTATGATTATCTATTTAATCTATCAAATAAAATAAAACAAAACTTTGAAGATTTTCAAAGTGATGAGTTTTTAGATTCAATTTTTTGTAAAAGTTGGGAAGAGTTTGAATTAAAACAAAGAATGAGACATATAGCAATATGTTTGAATCAATATTTGCCAATATCATATGAAAATCAATTGGAAATTTTAAAAAAAGTTTCAAAGGAGTTTTCATCTTATGAAGCTATGTTTTTTCAAGATTTTGTTGAAGTTTATGGTTTGGATGACTTTGAAAATTCAATAAAAGCCTTGGAGGTTTTTACCATTGATTCAAGTAGTGAGTTTGCAATTAGACAATTTATTTTAAAATATGAAGATGAAACAATGTCTCAAATGAAACTTTGGGCAAAAAGTAAGGATGAACATATTAGAAGATTATCATGTGAGGGGTGTCGTCCTAGACTTCCTTGGGCAGTTGCACTTCCAAAGTTTAAAAAAAATCCTTCAAAAGTTTTAGAGATAATTGAACTTTTAAAAAATGATAAATCAAAATATGTTCAAAAAAGTGTTGCCAATAATCTAAATGATATCTCAAAAGATAATCCACATTTAGTAGTAGATTTTGTAAAAAAGAATTTAGGCATCTCAAAAGAGCTTGATTGGATTTGTAAACACGCAAGTAGAACATTATTAAAAAAATCAAATGAAGAGATTTTACAATTGTTTAATTTAGGAAAATCAAATCATGTTAATATAACTAATTTTAATTATGACAAAGAGGTGATATTAAATGGTGTTTTAAACTTCTCTTTTGAATTGGTTTCCCAAGAGACTTTAGGAAATCTAAGAGTAGAGTATGAAATAGATTATTTAAAATCAAATGGAAATCATAATAAAAAAAGATTTATGGTTTCACAAAATTATATTGATAGTAAAACTAAAACATTTACTAAAAAACAACAATTTAAAAACTTAACAACTAGAAAACATTATT
- a CDS encoding agmatinase family protein yields MSYRTLEEEIKVLELGLPPQEGDGFIGGRLDPKEASLILIPVPWEATVSFGEGTANAPDAIREESHQLDVENYHYIKPYIAGIAMLETDKQLHKLSDMAREEAKKVIEALESGSINKKSLEFVNDASNKLNSSVYEKSIEQLKNGKFVAVVGGDHSCPLGLIKALNDTQKESFGILHVDAHHDLREAYEGFTYSHASIFYNTMKECDKVSKLVQFGIRDYSLEEASRMIEYKEKGACLYDSDMQAQLASGKSLEEVFSPYIEQLPHNVYLSIDIDGLEPLNCPSTGTPVPGGLRYSELEYLIFMVVKSGRNIIGFDLCEVGDNPNGWDANVGARVLYQLCGALLASQNKISYR; encoded by the coding sequence ATGTCATATAGAACATTAGAAGAAGAGATTAAAGTTTTAGAGTTAGGTTTACCACCTCAAGAAGGTGATGGTTTTATTGGTGGAAGATTAGATCCAAAAGAGGCAAGTTTAATCTTAATCCCAGTACCTTGGGAAGCAACTGTTTCATTTGGTGAGGGAACTGCAAACGCTCCTGATGCAATAAGAGAAGAGAGTCATCAACTAGATGTGGAAAACTATCATTATATAAAACCATATATTGCTGGTATTGCTATGCTTGAAACAGATAAGCAATTACATAAACTAAGTGATATGGCTAGAGAAGAAGCTAAAAAAGTTATTGAAGCTTTAGAAAGTGGTTCAATTAACAAAAAATCTCTAGAGTTTGTAAATGATGCATCAAATAAATTAAACTCTTCAGTTTATGAAAAATCAATTGAACAATTAAAAAATGGCAAATTTGTTGCAGTAGTTGGGGGAGACCACTCATGTCCCCTTGGTCTTATTAAAGCTTTAAATGATACACAAAAAGAATCTTTTGGAATATTGCACGTTGATGCTCACCATGATTTAAGAGAAGCATATGAAGGGTTTACTTATTCCCATGCTTCTATTTTTTATAATACTATGAAAGAGTGTGATAAGGTTTCAAAATTAGTTCAATTTGGAATTAGAGATTATAGTTTAGAAGAAGCTTCTAGAATGATTGAATACAAAGAAAAAGGGGCTTGTTTATATGACAGCGATATGCAAGCACAATTAGCTAGTGGAAAATCGCTTGAAGAGGTATTTTCACCTTATATTGAACAACTGCCACATAATGTATACCTTTCTATTGATATTGATGGTTTAGAACCATTAAACTGCCCAAGTACTGGAACTCCTGTTCCTGGTGGGTTGAGATATTCTGAATTAGAATACTTAATTTTTATGGTTGTAAAAAGTGGTAGAAATATCATTGGATTTGATTTATGTGAAGTTGGTGATAATCCTAATGGATGGGATGCAAATGTTGGTGCTAGAGTTTTATACCAGCTTTGTGGAGCATTATTAGCAAGTCAGAATAAAATATCATATAGATAA
- a CDS encoding RES family NAD+ phosphorylase, producing MVLCSECFYDEGLKLSAFQMGVENDNLCENCGSKLGRKLDEARLIQLAHRFFVWGTLHRCDYGAAPIVQFNQHQKTSIASSTWIQNDIHLFEKVLKIGFFHYGPRLWMVGEVEPLKELTSETNRKNVLKRVLNEYPTIDFSKDDLFYRIRINPEKPHVESEYDSPPLEYSGNGRLDSTDFSILYGSQDLQVCIHECRVSAEDEIFVATFQPTRTLKLLDLTAILKEDCTEFESLDMAVHMLFLAGKHSYEISRDLSRLAKENGYDGIAYPSYFSLLRSGGMPFETTYGLSHRLIPQLHEYEKSKIIQNLALFGKPLKESKISVKCINRLVLHTVEYGVHFGPVEY from the coding sequence GTGGTTTTATGCTCTGAATGTTTTTATGATGAAGGTCTAAAGTTAAGTGCTTTTCAAATGGGTGTAGAAAATGACAACCTTTGTGAAAACTGTGGAAGTAAGCTAGGACGGAAGCTTGATGAAGCACGTTTAATTCAATTAGCCCATCGTTTCTTTGTTTGGGGAACGCTTCATAGATGTGATTATGGTGCGGCTCCAATTGTTCAATTTAATCAGCATCAAAAAACAAGTATAGCTTCATCAACTTGGATTCAGAACGATATTCATCTTTTTGAAAAAGTATTAAAAATAGGTTTTTTTCATTACGGTCCAAGACTATGGATGGTTGGTGAAGTCGAACCACTCAAAGAATTGACTAGTGAAACAAATCGAAAAAATGTCTTAAAAAGAGTATTGAATGAATACCCTACAATTGATTTTTCAAAAGATGACCTTTTTTACCGTATACGAATTAACCCCGAAAAGCCTCATGTTGAATCTGAATATGATAGCCCTCCACTAGAATATTCAGGCAATGGTCGTTTAGATTCTACTGACTTTTCAATTCTTTATGGTTCTCAGGATTTACAAGTTTGTATTCACGAATGTCGAGTGAGTGCAGAGGACGAAATTTTCGTAGCTACTTTTCAACCAACCAGAACATTAAAACTTCTTGATCTTACTGCAATACTCAAAGAAGATTGTACTGAATTTGAAAGTTTGGATATGGCTGTGCATATGCTTTTTTTAGCCGGTAAACACTCTTATGAAATATCAAGAGACCTTAGTAGGTTGGCAAAGGAGAATGGATATGATGGAATTGCTTATCCATCATATTTTAGTTTACTTCGTTCAGGAGGGATGCCATTTGAAACAACGTATGGTCTGTCACATAGGTTAATTCCTCAATTACATGAGTATGAAAAAAGTAAAATAATTCAAAACCTTGCATTATTTGGAAAGCCTCTTAAGGAATCAAAAATAAGTGTTAAATGTATAAATAGATTAGTTTTACATACTGTTGAGTACGGAGTACATTTTGGACCAGTGGAATATTAA